The following proteins are encoded in a genomic region of Halococcus salifodinae DSM 8989:
- a CDS encoding S8 family peptidase — MKEYDDEDEDEEGSGLPERRRLQWDKRVQDIEEVHEVTEGEGSRIAIIDSSVYADHPDLDEVVNRDLSKNFTSDGKGFFAPGGGDHGTHVAGIAAATNDFDGGRGGVLGVAPETDLLALRVFSPTAENSGANSAIIAAIMDAADKGCDVANMSLGFPEIFTNPRFYEGLLPIKEMFDRAVAYANERGTVVVNSAGNDGDDPGLDGTDLDPKRVLGIPTEAEGMFVVSATGPIGFLWDDEPRTGEGDDEEEDDEDDGEYEGLPPLRQPTTQPAKYTFYGGSVIDVSAGGGNFDPEASTEFGDGDADKPKYFYDLVLSTVFSQQNGEVSAEYGFKAGTSMAAPQVAGAVALARSLRPDLSVSEVEDAIRNTASDIGEPDFRGDGHLDLTALVARLSDDDEDDDGEEEDDGEREDDEEEEEEEEEEEEDEKEEEDD, encoded by the coding sequence GTGAAAGAATACGACGACGAGGACGAAGACGAGGAGGGGTCGGGGCTTCCCGAGCGCCGTCGGCTCCAGTGGGACAAGCGAGTACAGGACATCGAAGAAGTTCACGAAGTCACCGAGGGTGAGGGGTCACGGATCGCCATCATCGATTCCAGCGTGTACGCCGACCACCCGGATCTCGACGAAGTCGTCAATCGCGACCTCTCGAAGAACTTCACCAGCGACGGGAAGGGGTTCTTCGCCCCTGGTGGGGGCGACCACGGCACACACGTCGCCGGCATCGCCGCCGCGACGAACGACTTCGACGGCGGACGCGGCGGCGTGCTCGGCGTCGCTCCGGAGACTGACCTCCTCGCGCTTCGGGTGTTCTCGCCGACGGCCGAGAACAGCGGAGCCAACAGCGCTATCATCGCCGCGATCATGGACGCCGCCGACAAAGGCTGTGACGTGGCGAACATGAGCCTCGGTTTCCCAGAGATCTTCACCAACCCGCGCTTTTACGAGGGGTTGCTCCCGATCAAGGAGATGTTCGACCGAGCCGTCGCGTACGCCAACGAGCGGGGAACGGTGGTCGTCAACTCCGCCGGCAACGATGGAGACGATCCCGGTCTCGACGGAACCGACCTCGACCCCAAGCGGGTACTCGGTATCCCGACTGAGGCCGAGGGCATGTTCGTCGTTTCGGCGACGGGACCGATCGGCTTCCTCTGGGACGACGAGCCGCGGACCGGCGAGGGCGATGATGAAGAGGAGGACGACGAGGACGACGGAGAGTACGAGGGGCTCCCGCCGCTCCGGCAGCCGACCACGCAGCCGGCGAAGTACACCTTTTACGGCGGCAGCGTCATCGACGTGAGCGCCGGCGGCGGCAACTTCGATCCCGAGGCGTCTACGGAGTTCGGCGACGGCGATGCGGACAAACCCAAGTATTTCTACGACCTCGTGCTTTCGACGGTCTTCAGCCAACAGAACGGCGAAGTCTCCGCCGAGTACGGCTTCAAGGCTGGAACCTCGATGGCGGCCCCGCAGGTCGCGGGTGCGGTCGCACTCGCCAGATCGCTGCGACCCGATCTCAGCGTCAGCGAGGTCGAGGACGCCATCCGGAACACCGCGAGCGACATCGGTGAACCCGACTTCCGTGGCGACGGCCATCTCGACCTCACTGCGCTGGTTGCCAGGCTGTCGGACGACGACGAAGACGATGACGGCGAAGAAGAGGACGACGGGGAGAGGGAAGACGACGAAGAGGAAGAAGAAGAAGAAGAAGAAGAAGAAGAAGACGAAAAGGAAGAAGAAGATGACTGA
- a CDS encoding YegP family protein: protein MSEHDHDYTLTVRPNATLRVAYSTDEGALEKALVAFEYGHDGVEGMSDASEGVVWRGYEIALSRNGENVLDRGTPFVESGDVERGLERGVDTATKYGRQLRERIGDLRERRSGSSLGIADADGAAETPRTVEIPGPRDTTVEISLSGTSATFDLYEDDGGSWRWRLTHDDETLAVSPTGYESREDAEESITALKANALGAEIAD, encoded by the coding sequence ATGAGCGAGCACGATCACGACTACACGCTGACTGTCCGGCCGAACGCCACCCTCAGAGTCGCGTACAGCACCGACGAGGGGGCGCTCGAAAAGGCGCTGGTCGCGTTCGAGTACGGCCACGACGGAGTCGAGGGAATGAGCGACGCCAGCGAAGGGGTCGTATGGCGGGGCTACGAGATCGCGCTCTCGCGCAACGGCGAGAACGTCCTCGATCGCGGGACACCGTTCGTCGAATCGGGCGACGTCGAGCGCGGTCTCGAACGCGGCGTCGACACCGCCACCAAGTACGGCCGGCAGTTGCGCGAGCGCATCGGGGACCTCCGCGAGCGACGGTCGGGATCGTCGCTCGGGATCGCGGATGCTGACGGGGCGGCCGAAACGCCCCGAACGGTCGAAATCCCTGGTCCGCGCGATACGACCGTCGAAATCTCGCTGTCGGGAACGTCGGCGACGTTCGATCTCTACGAGGACGACGGCGGGAGCTGGCGCTGGCGGCTGACCCACGACGACGAGACGCTCGCGGTCAGCCCGACGGGCTACGAGTCGCGCGAGGACGCCGAGGAATCCATCACCGCGCTCAAGGCGAACGCGCTCGGCGCAGAAATCGCAGACTGA